From Drosophila gunungcola strain Sukarami chromosome X unlocalized genomic scaffold, Dgunungcola_SK_2 000038F, whole genome shotgun sequence, a single genomic window includes:
- the LOC128260753 gene encoding uncharacterized protein LOC128260753, whose product MNIGHEKHPHFHPHPQLQSSSRAAEAVSPSRSYLPNRHPLSGHERPQTAHPHQHHPPHLPQPPADERTGADRDRDRDHDHLSSDSGPMVMTPSRRNSPPLPPLPLSHPHAHAHPLPLALPLRHPLALNAGAGGQQHSPSRSHSHSSQTPAQSMSAHFSQLAHAQLHLQSQLQQKLSASRSSAGSGSGSGSVVEASPDHLNPLNPLSDLQNMQPFDFRKISSAALGAFTGPLPLPPSPTEFGGHHHQQHQQHQQHQHHLHRSNQFFNAMAMAYHLPPPPPPPESRSPPLPPGVAQYPHQVSGSAAEESTGKRGSDKGSVSGSAPNSGSNSGAGSQRMTRLALSSNMRASRKTHSPGGNGAAGGGGGVGGGKRQWGSMPANLGTQFINPVTGKKRVQCNVCLKTFCDKGALKIHFSAVHLREMHKCTVDGCSMMFSSRRSRNRHSANPNPKLHSPHLRRKISPHDGRSAQPHPLLLQAPNGLMAGLAPFGSFPLLTPPPDLRHHAMGSGTGGGGGGVGALELKHGQDYLQRSYLDAGRFEGQRRKLTLENEHTEDEDDDEILEVGIHMAGDDDDDEADADEEDDDDDPDGIVVVGDELDSIPLDHENDNENDESDERSTSAVSSLSQTKEQPSPGKAVQSGLEECHTHAHVYAHAQSLGHSHDHAHAHVHAHAHAHAHAHAHAHALAHAHAHAHAHAHAHAHAHAQAHAHGHAHVQAQAQAQAQAQAHAQAQAHAHGHAHAHALAQMAANKRKRKSQNPVRCPVQSDENSGENSVDYDVAADLSIKKVRLPAQAAASAKETEVGESTKSIPSPPLTPYGDLRPVGLFIKTEKEPEQEPEQEPDQEPDQEPEQEQEPVQEPDPELNLEQGEGGGEEQEIRSAGKAANADAKEQAVDTTLDLSRTAAAIKLEPLEEVGYEADENRYVRIKQELMGGDESFAGEEESNAKTASHNNNNVRRQSGNGLGSQEADEREAEAETEPEPEPEPEPEPEPETEVPEVPIDQENPLKCTACGEIFQNHFHLKTHHQSVHLKLHHKCNIDGCNAAFPSKRSRDRHSSNLNLHRKLLSTSDDHVLLHGGPGLSTDPLLELMSLNLNNNKGSGGGGGFGHSTSSAGVGVGVGVPPAVGSIQAEILARICAGAHAHGLNVPLCFEALQHRFAVGHGHAYPLVDGSAPNPRLLQLSNGGSNPALLFAGLPRMPRFPQLTPHMLAAGAGSAGLGGLSPFCRRTSSDSNSQHSVTPPPPAPKRSRSRSPSPDCIHPHPHPHSVEAAMAMGIGVGMGVGVEEAGQRQSPDRIS is encoded by the exons ATGAATATTGGCCACGAAAAGCATCCGCACTTTCATCCGCATCCTCAGCTGCAGTCCAGCAGTCGCGCCGCAGAAGCGGTCAGTCCGTCGAGGTCCTACCTGCCCAACCGCCACCCCCTGTCAGGCCATGAGCGGCCACAAACCGCGCAcccccaccagcaccaccccCCGCACCTGCCACAGCCGCCCGCCGACGAGCGGACAGGAGCGGACCGCGACCGCGACCGCGACCACGACCACCTGAGTTCCGATTCCGGCCCGATGGTGATGACCCCCAGTCGCCGCAACTCGCCGCCcctgccgccgctgccgctgtctcacccccacgcccacgcccacccGCTGCCCCTGGCGCTCCCGCTGCGCCACCCTCTCGCCCTGAATGCGGGCGCCGGCGGCCAGCAACACTCGCCGTCCCGCTCGCACTCCCACTCCAGCCAGACGCCGGCGCAGTCGATGAGCGCCCACTTCTCGCAGCTGGCCCATGCCCAGCTGCATCTGCAGAGCCAGCTGCAGCAGAAATTGTCCGCCAGCCGGAGCAGCGctggatccggatccggatccggatccgtaGTTGAAGCATCGCCGGACCATCTGAATCCGCTGAACCCTCTGAGCGACCTGCAGAACATGCAGCCCTTTGACTTTCGAAAAATCAGCTCGGCGGCGCTGGGCGCCTTCACCGGTCCGCTGCCGCTGCCCCCAAGTCCAACGGAGTTTGGGgggcaccaccaccagcagcatcagcagcatcagcagcatcagcaccaCCTGCACCGCAGCAACCAGTTCTTCAACGCAATGGCCATGGCCTACCacctgccgccgccgccaccaccgcccGAGTCGAGGTCACCACCACTGCCGCCGGGAGTGGCCCAGTACCCGCATCAAGTATCGGGATCCGCTGCCGAGGAGTCCACCGGCAAGCGGGGCAGCGACAAGGGGTCCGTCTCGGGCTCCGCCCCCAACTCAGGCTCCAACTCCGGAGCGGGATCGCAGCGCATGACCCGTTTGGCGTTGTCCTCCAACATGCGCGCCAGCCGGAAGACGCACTCGCCGGGCGGAAATGGGGCAGCCGGAGGCGGTGGCGGAGTTGGGGGCGGGAAGCGCCAGTGGGGCTCCATGCCGGCCAATCTGGGCACCCAGTTCATCAATCCCGTCACGGGCAAGAAGCGGGTGCAGTGCAACGTCTGCCTGAAGACTTTCTGCGACAAGGGCGCCCTCAAGATCCACTTCTCGGCGGTGCATCTGCGCGAGATGCACAAGTGCACCGTGGACGGATGCAGCATGATGTTCAGCTCGCGCCGTTCGAGGAACCGGCACAGCGCCAACCCGAATCCCAAGCTGCACTCGCCACACCTGCGGCGCAAGATCTCGCCGCACGACGGCCGCAGTGCGCAGCCGCATCCGCTACTGCTCCAGGCGCCCAATGGACTCATGGCCGGATTGGCGCCTTTCGGCAGCTTCCCGCTGCTGACGCCGCCGCCGGACCTGCGCCACCACGCGATGGGATCGGGGACAGGGGGTGGCGGGGGCGGAGTCGGAGCCCTGGAGCTGAAACACGGTCAGGACTACCTGCAGCGGTCCTACTTGGACGCCGGTCGCTTCGAGGGACAGCGGCGCAAGCTGACGCTGGAAAACGAACACaccgaggacgaggacgacgacgagatCCTCGAG GTGGGCATCCATATGGccggcgacgacgacgacgacgaggccGACGCCgacgaggaggacgacgacgatgaccCCGATGGCATCGTGGTGGTGGGCGACGAGCTAGACAGCATTCCGCTGGACCACGAGAACGACAATGAGAACGACGAGAGCGACGAGCGCTCCACGTCGGCGGTGTCCAGTTTGAGTCAAACCAAAGAGCAACCCAGTCCCGGCAAGGCCGTTCAGTCCGGCCTTGAGGAGTGTCACACTCATGCCCATGTCTATGCCCATGCCCAATCCCTTGGGCACTCCCATGACCACGCCCATGCCCATgtccatgcccatgcccatgcccatgcccatgcccatgcccatgcccatgcccttgcccatgcccatgcccatgcccatgcccatgcccatgcccatgcccatgcccatgcccaagCCCATGCCCATGGTCATGCCCATgtccaagcccaagcccaagcccaagcccaagcccaagcccatgcccaagcccaagcccatgCCCATGGCCATGCCCACGCACATGCCCTGGCCCAAATGGCGGCCAATAAACGAAAGCGCAAGAGCCAAAACCCAGTGCGTTGTCCGGTGCAATCAGACGAGAACTCCGGTGAGAACTCAGTGGACTACGACGTGGCCGCTGATCTGTCCATAAAGAAGGTGCGTCTGCCCGCGCAGGCCGCCGCATCTGCCAAAGAAACGGAGGTGGGCGAGTCAACCAAGTCGATACCCTCGCCACCACTCACGCCGTACGGTGATCTCAGGCCGGTGGGTCTCTTCATCAAGACGGAGAAGGAACCGGAGCAGGAACCGGAGCAGGAACCGGATCAGGAACCGGATCAGGAAccggagcaggagcaggaaccGGTGCAGGAGCCGGATCCGGAACTCAATCTGGAACAGGGTGAGGGTGGGGGAGAGGAGCAGGAAATCCGGTCAGCTGGCAAGGCGGCGAATGCAGATGCGAAGGAGCAGGCCGTGGACACCACCCTGGATCTTTCCCGGACAGCGGCCGCCATTAAGCTGGAGCCCCTGGAAGAGGTTGGCTACGAGGCGGACGAGAATCGCTATGTGCGCATCAAGCAGGAGCTAATGGGTGGCGATGAGTCCTTCGCGGGGGAGGAGGAGTCCAACGCCAAGACAGCCAGccacaacaataacaatgtgCGCAGGCAGAGTGGGAATGGATTGGGCTCTCAAGAGGCAGACGAGCGGGAAGCGGAAGCGGAAACGGAACCAGAACCGGAACCGGAACCGGAACCAGAGCCCGAACCGGAAACGGAGGTGCCCGAGGTGCCGATTGATCAGGAGAACCCGCTCAAGTGCACCGCCTGCGGTGAGATATTCCAGAACCACTTCCACCTGAAGACACACCATCAGAGCGTGCACCTCAAGCTGCACCACAAGTGCAATATCGACGGCTGCAACGCCGCCTTTCCCTCGAAGCGCAGTCGCGATCGCCACAGCTCCAACCTTAACTTGCACCGCAAGCTGCTGTCCACCAGCGACGACCACGTGCTGCTCCATGGAGGACCCGGTCTGTCCACGGATCCGCTGCTGGAGCTGATGAGTCTCaatttaaacaacaacaagggTAGCGGCGGAGGCGGGGGGTTTGGCCACTCCACCTCATCTGCCGGCGtaggcgtgggcgtgggcgtgccTCCGGCGGTTGGCAGCATCCAGGCGGAGATCCTCGCACGCATCTGCGCCGGAGCCCATGCCCACGGGCTAAATGTGCCGCTCTGCTTCGAGGCGCTGCAGCACCGCTTTGCAGTCGGTCATGGCCACGCCTACCCGCTGGTGGACGGATCCGCCCCCAATCCCCGCCTGCTGCAGCTCAGCAACGGTGGCTCCAATCCGGCGCTCCTGTTCGCCGGACTACCGCGCATGCCGCGCTTTCCCCAGCTGACGCCCCACATGCTGGCCGCCGGAGCAGGTTCCGCCGGACTGGGGGGGCTGAGCCCCTTCTGTCGACGCACTTCCTCCGACTCGAACTCGCAGCACTCGGTCACGCCGCCACCGCCGGCGCCAAAGAGGTCCCGCTCGCGATCACCATCTCCGGACTGCAtccatccgcatccgcatccgcattcCGTTGAggcggcaatggcaatgggCATTGGCGTGGGcatgggcgtgggcgtggagGAGGCGGGTCAGCGGCAGAGCCCCGATCGCATATCATGA